A section of the bacterium genome encodes:
- a CDS encoding EamA family transporter has product MKPYLFALLTAAAWGFGGYFEKRGLHLGNLPPQLGITIRTAVALVILGAVSAPHWKALATAGPRSLLYMTIGGGVVAGSIGMLCFYTAIKGAPLTRVMPIAFTSPLFGALLALTLGGEPVTLKTLLGMALTVGGIVLLTIG; this is encoded by the coding sequence ATGAAACCGTACCTGTTCGCCCTGCTGACCGCCGCGGCCTGGGGCTTCGGCGGCTACTTTGAGAAGCGCGGCCTGCACCTCGGCAACCTGCCGCCGCAGCTGGGCATCACGATCCGCACGGCGGTGGCGCTGGTGATCCTGGGCGCGGTGAGCGCGCCGCACTGGAAGGCGCTGGCGACCGCGGGGCCGCGGTCGCTGCTGTACATGACCATCGGCGGCGGCGTGGTGGCGGGCTCGATCGGCATGCTCTGCTTCTACACGGCCATCAAGGGCGCGCCCTTGACGCGCGTCATGCCCATCGCCTTCACCTCGCCCCTGTTCGGGGCGCTGCTGGCCCTGACGCTGGGCGGCGAGCCCGTCACGCTCAAGACGCTGCTCGGGATGGCGTTGACCGTCGGCGGGATCGTGCTGCTGACCATCGGTTGA
- a CDS encoding rubrerythrin family protein yields the protein MRAMTEHNLKDAFAGESQAHMKYLAFADKAAHDGFPQVALLFKAISYAEQVHAVNHLKELAGVGDTTANLEGALGGETFEVDEMYPAYMAVAQLQQEKGAQRSIRFAIEAEKIHADMYRAALEAVKAGKDIDVTKVSICPVCGHTVFGDAHERCPVCNVPADKYVAFAS from the coding sequence ATGCGTGCGATGACCGAGCACAATCTGAAGGACGCGTTCGCCGGCGAGAGCCAGGCGCACATGAAGTACCTGGCCTTCGCCGACAAGGCCGCCCACGACGGGTTCCCCCAGGTGGCCCTGCTGTTCAAGGCCATCAGCTACGCCGAGCAGGTGCACGCCGTGAACCACCTGAAGGAGCTCGCCGGCGTGGGCGACACCACGGCGAACCTGGAAGGCGCCCTCGGCGGCGAGACCTTCGAGGTGGACGAGATGTACCCCGCCTACATGGCGGTGGCCCAGCTGCAGCAGGAGAAGGGCGCCCAGCGCAGCATCCGCTTCGCCATCGAGGCCGAGAAGATCCACGCCGACATGTACCGCGCGGCGCTCGAGGCGGTCAAGGCGGGCAAGGACATCGACGTCACCAAGGTGTCGATCTGCCCCGTCTGCGGCCACACCGTCTTCGGCGACGCGCACGAGCGCTGCCCCGTCTGCAACGTGCCGGCCGACAAGTACGTCGCGTTCGCGTCCTAG
- the arfB gene encoding alternative ribosome rescue aminoacyl-tRNA hydrolase ArfB, translating to MMIEVTPDIRIADDELSFSFVRASGPGGQNVNKVSTAVQLRFDAANSPNLPDAVRARALRLAGRRATTEGVIVLDARRHRTQERNRQDAIDRLVALLQRAAELPKPRTSTKPTRASRLKRVDDKRRRAAVKRARTQRDED from the coding sequence ATGATGATCGAAGTCACACCGGACATCCGCATCGCCGACGACGAGCTGTCGTTCAGCTTCGTGCGCGCGTCCGGCCCCGGCGGCCAGAACGTCAACAAGGTCTCCACCGCGGTCCAGCTGCGCTTCGACGCCGCAAACTCCCCGAACCTGCCCGACGCGGTGCGGGCGCGCGCCTTGCGCCTCGCCGGCCGCCGCGCCACCACCGAGGGCGTCATCGTCCTGGACGCCCGCCGCCACCGCACCCAGGAACGCAACCGCCAGGACGCGATCGACCGCCTCGTGGCCCTGCTCCAGCGAGCCGCCGAACTCCCGAAGCCCCGCACTTCGACCAAGCCAACCCGGGCCTCCCGCCTCAAGCGCGTGGACGACAAGCGCCGGCGCGCCGCCGTGAAGCGGGCGCGCACCCAGCGCGACGAAGACTAG
- a CDS encoding HAMP domain-containing sensor histidine kinase has protein sequence MRSYHRISLTYLAAGVLWILLSDRFLDLAAPEAVSRLQTYKGWFFVSMTTVLLYGALRRRELHLQRALDELAAAQARSRETVQFVASTSHELRTPLGAILGFSSFLLQEKPGPLNQDQREQLGHVRDAARHLQALTNDITDLARLDAGRVAPAIDDFPLDALLEEAAANVREQAAAKGLALSVAGVPGLVLRQDRRRLLQCLLNLLSNAVKFTDAGEVALRAAVEGDTLRLEVRDTGPGIRPEARELLFRPYSRLDTPETQRAHGTGLGLFITCRLVEGLLAGRVDLDDAPGRGSIFRLEIPVRHPAG, from the coding sequence ATGAGATCGTACCATCGCATCTCGCTCACCTACCTGGCCGCGGGCGTCCTGTGGATCCTGCTATCGGACCGGTTCCTGGACCTGGCCGCGCCCGAGGCCGTCTCGCGGCTGCAGACCTACAAGGGCTGGTTCTTCGTCTCCATGACCACGGTGCTGCTGTACGGCGCCCTGCGCCGCCGCGAGCTGCACCTGCAGCGCGCGCTGGACGAGCTGGCGGCCGCGCAGGCGCGCTCCCGCGAGACCGTGCAGTTCGTGGCCTCGACGTCGCACGAGCTGCGCACGCCGCTGGGCGCGATCCTGGGCTTCTCCAGCTTCCTGCTGCAGGAGAAGCCGGGCCCCCTGAACCAGGACCAGCGCGAGCAGCTGGGCCACGTGCGCGACGCCGCCCGGCACCTGCAGGCCCTCACCAACGACATCACCGACCTGGCGCGCCTCGACGCCGGCCGCGTCGCGCCCGCGATCGACGACTTCCCGCTCGACGCCCTGCTGGAGGAGGCGGCCGCCAACGTGAGGGAGCAGGCCGCGGCCAAGGGCCTCGCCCTGTCCGTCGCCGGCGTGCCGGGCCTCGTCCTGCGCCAGGACCGGCGCCGGCTGCTGCAGTGCCTGCTGAACCTGCTGTCCAACGCCGTCAAGTTCACCGACGCGGGGGAGGTCGCGCTGCGGGCCGCGGTCGAGGGGGACACCCTCAGGCTCGAGGTCCGCGACACCGGTCCCGGCATCCGGCCCGAGGCGCGCGAGCTCCTGTTCCGCCCCTACAGCCGCCTCGACACGCCCGAAACGCAGCGTGCCCACGGCACCGGGCTGGGCCTGTTCATCACCTGCCGCCTGGTCGAGGGGTTGCTGGCCGGCCGGGTGGATCTGGACGACGCCCCGGGCCGCGGCAGCATCTTCCGCCTGGAGATCCCGGTCCGCCATCCGGCCGGCTGA